The following nucleotide sequence is from Pararge aegeria chromosome 13, ilParAegt1.1, whole genome shotgun sequence.
CTGTCCGTCGTCGTGTGCTActgctaaataaaaatatgatattttaaaaagtaactaAGAGGAACTCTATTTCTTTAAGTGAAAATCTGGTTCATTCCTTTATCAGTGTTATCAGCACGCTAGAACCAGTGAAAATTAAGGTACcaaatactattaaaataataatagccaATTTTGTAATTCACTGACGTGTTAAAACTTTTGGTTTTGAAATTATTGAAATGCGGAATAAGTaccataattaatttcaattattttttataggctATACAAACCGCAATAATGTCGCTGACTAAAAGGAAACGTTCTCTTGATAAAGAAGAATTGCTTGAGAATGGAGATCCTTCAAACAACAGTCAAAGTAACATAAAAGGAGACGAACTTAATATatcagtattattatttttatatacactcCAAGGTATTCCATTAGGGCTTGCGGGGGCGATCCCGATGTTGTTGCAGAACCGAGGCATAACATACACACAACAGgtacaaaatattgaaaatcgGATATAACATCATACAGGATATAGATTGGTCtagtttgtatttatatcagAATTTAATGAGGTCCTGTATTCCGGGGTAGAGGTGGATAATTAAGTGttggtttttctgttaaaagttGAAACTAATGAGTGAAAAAGTGCCCAGAAGTAGTatgttaataggctgatgatgatgtaaataatttttttgtttatataatttaataaaaaactcctTATAATGTAGAAATTGTTGAGATTAGTTTATATTgacataataaagtttttttttaaatgacaatttttttacaaaagcatAACAACATCAATCATGGTATTAGCCATTATTCAGACTCTaacaaaaaatgattttatgatGTTGGAGTACTTCTGTTCCAATGtatattaatagaaaactaaCTAAGTAAACTAATCCAATTGAAGAAATTTGAaatcatttaaataagtttattttattttttgcaggCTGAATTTAGTTTTGTGAATTGGCCGTTCAGTGTAAAATTGCTATGGGCACCAATAGTAGATGCAATGTTTTGGCCAGAGTTTGGTCGGCGGAAGACATGGTTAGTTCCAGTCCAGTATTTAATTGGAATCTTCATGATAATCATGTCGAGCAGTGTCACAAGCTGGCTTGGCTCAGAAAGCGAACCCCCATCAATGATGATTCTTACCATGTCATTTCTGATGCTTAACTTTTTAGCTGCCACACAAGATATTGCTGTAGACGGATGGGCCCTCACTATGCTGAAAAggtaatattgtttaaatttttatattattgcctagcacatttttatttgctatacttccccaacaatgttttattatgcccgttttcactaaacctaggtatTGCCTAAATCAAATGCCTAATGATTGGTGatgtgtaaagaaaaaaaatgtttcatcacctcttaggtgataactattggtgaacggttgccTAATTTATGCCTTAGATAAGGTGCTACCTATTTAAGCTTGCCTTAACtgttaacagtttttaaaagttttaagtaataaatcatCATACTTGAGTTAAAATCCTCCATGTGACTCCTATGCTAGTGTGTAGGTTCTAATGATAATTGTCATTGTAAATGAAAATGATCGTTTAAAAGCCAATTGACTATGTCCTACCTGAGATTGcaaatttcttaacagaaaaccATCATTAGAATTTTTGTCCCTACTCAGCAATCATATATATAACATCAACTAGGCCAATGAGATAGTGTGTatcataaataacttatttttcagGTGTAATGTAGGACATGCATCTACATGCAACACAGTGGGACAAACGGCAGGATTTTTCCTGGGATATGTACTATTTTTAGCTCTAGAATCTCcctatttttgtaataaatacttaaggacaGTACCTGAAGATACAGGTCTAGTGACTTTGTCTAGTTTCCTTTTGTTCTGGGGCTGGGTGTTTATTGTCACTACTACTATAATTGCAATATTCAAACATGAAGCTAATGACACTGTTAGTTCTAACGAAAGTCAAGTGAAGGGAATGAAGGATATTGTAAATGCATACAAGCAACTCTATACAATTGTGAAGCTTCCAGCTGTCCGGACTCTGGCATTGGTGCTATTTACAGCTaaggtaatatataatttcatataATTCTAGGCATATCAAGTGTTACTTACTATTGGAAGAGATTACTGTCCAAAATGATAATTCAAAATCTTCAGATTGCTGATTAAATATTGTAGTACAATCTTATTCGGCACTCTGTGATTGTTTACTTCTGGCATAAATCAATGGGTACATGAGATGTAGacaatgtacaagataaattatttacattgtatAAATGCTTATTGTacataattgaattttatttgaatcaacctcttgaatttttttaaatttgtttttctgAGATGTATCTTTAGACAATTATTACAAGCAAGCCTATttattgtacatttaatatttaaccatTTGGGACTagccaataataataaacagtggGTAGAAAGTATCAGtcttcatatttaattttcaatattattatttcaattttcagcTTGGGTTTAGTGCCAGTGATGCAGTATCTGGCTTGAAACTTGTAGAGGCCGGAGTTCCACGTGAAGATTTGGCACTTTTAGCTGTGCCTTTAGTGCCTGTTCAAATCATCATGCCTGTGGTatgtataaattcaaattaatgaaaatgtattaatttatacaagCAATTAATACTAATCACAACTAAATGGAGACAGTATTGCCGTTTTGACTATTATTCCGCAAACTCATGcaatgcaagctatctctgtgcAAAATTACATCAATATTGGTGTAATGGTTGACTCGTTCATAGGTAAAAATtgtgcatttattttataagtatagattaattgTATAACTATTTTTTAGATCCTGGCTAAACACACAACGGGACCAGCACCATTATCATTATGGCTACGAGCATACCCACTAAGGCTTTTAGTCGGACCATTGTCCGCTGCCCTTGTGGCGTTAACCCCAACTCTATTAGGGGACTCAGGCCCATCCTACTTCTACCTCTGCATTTTAATGGCACTCTACGTGTTCCACCAGGTCagacattttttattgtattatttatttttaacaagaattctaaactttcataaaaggcacttgcgacctgtatatgagacgtactaaacttgcactAAAGTCACTCGGGAcctgtgtacgagacgtactatactcgcgtaaaagacacttgcgacctttacaagagacgtactaaacttgcgtaCAAGACACTCGCGATCTGTATCCGAacagtactaaacttgcataaaagacattagcGACCTGTATaggaaacgtactaaacttgcttaaattgcacttgcgacctgtatatgagacgtacttaACTCACTTATAAGACACATGGGACCTGAGTACGAGACGTACTgtactcgcataaaagacaattgggacctgtgtacgagacgtactaaacttccaTTAAAGATACTTGCGAACTAtacacgagacgtactaaaattgcgtaaaagacacttgctacctgtataggagacgtactaaacttgcataaaagacactggcgacctgtatacgagacgtagtaaacttgcataaaatacactggcgacctgtatacgagacgtactaaacttgcataaaagacattggCGACCTGTATAGGAAACGTACTGAACTTGcttaaaatacacttgcgacttgtatatgagacgtact
It contains:
- the LOC120628625 gene encoding acetyl-coenzyme A transporter 1, which gives rise to MSLTKRKRSLDKEELLENGDPSNNSQSNIKGDELNISVLLFLYTLQGIPLGLAGAIPMLLQNRGITYTQQAEFSFVNWPFSVKLLWAPIVDAMFWPEFGRRKTWLVPVQYLIGIFMIIMSSSVTSWLGSESEPPSMMILTMSFLMLNFLAATQDIAVDGWALTMLKRCNVGHASTCNTVGQTAGFFLGYVLFLALESPYFCNKYLRTVPEDTGLVTLSSFLLFWGWVFIVTTTIIAIFKHEANDTVSSNESQVKGMKDIVNAYKQLYTIVKLPAVRTLALVLFTAKLGFSASDAVSGLKLVEAGVPREDLALLAVPLVPVQIIMPVILAKHTTGPAPLSLWLRAYPLRLLVGPLSAALVALTPTLLGDSGPSYFYLCILMALYVFHQTCLYCMFVAVMAFFAKVSDPAVGGTYMTLLNTVSNLGTNWPNTLALWAIDHLTYKTCSAPELTDNTCATQQETDVCKNNGGTCNIQIDGFYIEVVLCLVAGFLWLQWGKKTIKRLQRLPASAWQIGRNR